One part of the uncultured Sunxiuqinia sp. genome encodes these proteins:
- a CDS encoding PadR family transcriptional regulator — protein MKIENTKAQMRKGVLEYCILLVLEGKPLYASDIIDELKNSKMIVVEGTLYPLLTRLKNAGLLAYKWEESTQGPPRKYYELTDIGSEFVVELGKSWNELVEAVGTIKKSKS, from the coding sequence ATGAAGATCGAAAATACAAAAGCACAAATGCGAAAAGGGGTTTTGGAGTACTGCATATTGTTAGTACTAGAAGGGAAACCCCTTTATGCCAGCGATATTATTGACGAATTAAAAAATTCGAAGATGATCGTAGTTGAAGGAACCCTTTACCCCTTGCTCACCCGTTTGAAAAACGCCGGTTTGCTGGCTTACAAATGGGAAGAATCGACCCAGGGACCACCACGCAAGTATTACGAACTTACAGACATTGGAAGCGAGTTTGTTGTAGAGCTGGGAAAATCGTGGAATGAACTGGTTGAAGCTGTTGGTACTATTAAGAAAAGCAAATCGTAA
- a CDS encoding PspC domain-containing protein yields MKKTFTINISGSVFHIDEDAYQKLQKYLQMLNQHFGSGEEGREILQDIETRIAELFNEKMEKGDKNVIQESWVDEVMARMGKPEDFMEGEIDEDETEESKPKGEDKTYTTAGKVKRRMYRDPDSRVFGGVCGGMGAYFGIDPVILRIITFILIFVTSGVIIPVYLLLWIAVPKACTTAQKLEMRGQEATVSNIEKSIKEEVDEVKASYKKFKSSDSYNKGKENAGRFGDVLYSVLRVSLKVLIIIFGVLMILFGFISLITFLTSMIVGHSFMDAAPWIAGIGPEFYVPGIANYFISSGSLTVLLIAVGFLVGIPLLGILFIGTKMVFRYNTNNKVIFLGALGVWLVALVTVIVVSLSQVNDYSKQTTVAESNKIECDSCETMYLKLADDNYSGRKNYYMDLDRMKVVTENGETTLLGRPRLDVERSNTDDFVILVRKKSRGASSEEAKDNVQQIVYQYQLSDSTIYFDPYYRLADGSRWLQQEVDITVKVPENKRVFLGDNLVKIIYDIENTSNTWDGDMVGKYWKMTELGLKEDSANNE; encoded by the coding sequence ATGAAAAAGACATTTACAATAAATATTAGCGGCAGCGTTTTTCACATTGACGAAGATGCTTACCAAAAGCTGCAAAAATACTTGCAAATGCTAAATCAGCATTTCGGTTCAGGCGAAGAGGGCCGTGAAATATTGCAGGATATAGAAACCCGAATTGCTGAACTTTTCAACGAGAAGATGGAAAAGGGTGACAAAAATGTGATTCAGGAGTCATGGGTTGATGAAGTGATGGCAAGAATGGGTAAACCTGAAGATTTCATGGAAGGTGAAATTGATGAAGACGAAACAGAAGAATCAAAGCCCAAAGGCGAAGATAAAACCTACACAACGGCCGGAAAAGTCAAACGACGTATGTATCGTGATCCGGACAGTCGGGTTTTTGGAGGTGTTTGCGGTGGAATGGGTGCATACTTTGGGATCGATCCAGTCATACTTCGAATTATCACTTTTATATTAATATTTGTGACAAGTGGGGTCATTATTCCAGTATACTTGTTACTGTGGATTGCAGTACCAAAGGCTTGTACAACGGCTCAAAAGTTGGAAATGAGGGGGCAGGAAGCTACCGTTTCAAACATTGAAAAATCGATCAAAGAAGAAGTAGATGAAGTAAAAGCCAGCTACAAAAAATTTAAAAGCTCTGATTCTTATAATAAAGGAAAAGAGAATGCCGGCCGTTTTGGCGATGTTCTATACAGCGTTCTTCGGGTAAGCTTGAAAGTACTCATCATCATTTTTGGAGTATTGATGATTTTATTCGGTTTTATCTCTCTAATCACTTTTCTGACTTCTATGATTGTCGGTCATTCCTTTATGGATGCTGCTCCATGGATTGCTGGAATAGGACCTGAATTTTATGTTCCCGGAATTGCCAACTACTTTATCAGTTCAGGGTCCTTGACTGTTTTATTAATAGCCGTTGGCTTTTTGGTTGGCATTCCATTGCTTGGAATATTATTTATCGGGACAAAAATGGTGTTCCGTTATAATACAAATAACAAGGTAATCTTTTTGGGAGCGTTGGGAGTTTGGCTGGTTGCTCTGGTTACCGTGATTGTAGTTTCACTGTCACAAGTAAATGATTACAGTAAACAAACAACCGTTGCCGAAAGCAATAAAATAGAATGTGATAGTTGCGAAACCATGTACCTGAAGCTGGCTGACGACAATTACAGTGGACGCAAGAACTACTACATGGATCTTGACCGAATGAAAGTAGTTACAGAAAACGGAGAAACAACGTTGCTTGGCAGACCACGGTTGGATGTGGAACGAAGCAATACCGATGATTTCGTGATTCTGGTGCGTAAAAAGTCGCGCGGAGCAAGCTCCGAAGAAGCAAAAGATAATGTTCAGCAAATCGTTTATCAATATCAGTTGAGCGATTCAACCATCTATTTTGACCCTTATTACCGGTTGGCTGACGGTAGCCGATGGTTGCAACAAGAGGTAGATATTACCGTGAAAGTTCCTGAAAACAAAAGAGTCTTTCTGGGAGATAACCTGGTCAAAATTATTTATGATATCGAAAATACTTCGAATACCTGGGATGGCGATATGGTAGGTAAATACTGGAAAATGACTGAACTTGGATTGAAGGAAGACTCAGCAAACAATGAATAA
- a CDS encoding DUF4252 domain-containing protein, translating to MKQFKIILVLLFLVSTGVVLGQSKSDKIFDSFRNKPGVTYFAFTKSMTDAFNIDLDEGKTIKGDLNEIRFMSYNPTKGSLSGTEFIKKASRMLPSAYNRVVEVDDDNDAEIWMLGNKRKAKEFHIFIKNEEEDDMQFLISFFGNFDIDDIEGIQEIGLNMTIGD from the coding sequence ATGAAACAATTTAAAATCATATTAGTACTACTTTTTCTAGTGTCGACGGGTGTTGTGCTGGGACAAAGTAAGTCGGACAAAATATTCGACTCATTCAGAAATAAGCCGGGTGTTACCTACTTTGCTTTTACCAAAAGTATGACCGATGCTTTTAATATTGATTTGGATGAAGGCAAAACGATTAAGGGCGATTTGAATGAGATTCGTTTTATGTCATACAATCCGACCAAGGGAAGTTTGAGTGGAACAGAATTTATTAAAAAGGCTTCGAGAATGCTGCCCTCGGCCTACAATCGGGTTGTTGAGGTTGATGACGACAATGACGCTGAAATCTGGATGCTAGGAAATAAACGTAAAGCGAAAGAATTTCACATTTTCATTAAAAATGAAGAAGAGGATGACATGCAATTTCTGATTTCATTTTTTGGAAATTTTGACATTGATGATATCGAAGGAATTCAGGAAATTGGTTTGAATATGACAATTGGTGATTAA
- a CDS encoding PspC domain-containing protein, whose translation MKRLTKSYDKRIAGVCGGFSEYINPELDPVIIRIVFAVLAFMNPLLVIAYFVLQLPCPTRK comes from the coding sequence ATGAAAAGATTAACAAAATCATACGATAAAAGAATAGCCGGAGTTTGTGGCGGATTTTCAGAATACATTAATCCGGAGTTGGATCCGGTTATTATCCGAATCGTATTTGCGGTATTGGCATTTATGAATCCTCTTTTGGTGATAGCTTATTTTGTATTGCAATTGCCTTGCCCGACCCGGAAGTAG